The DNA window AATTTTCATGTAGCATGAACATGTAAATAGTCTTTACGCCAGGGAGGAACGAAACGAAAAGACCCTCCAATAAGCAGTAAGAATTATCTAACACGCATGCTAATTCTGatatatatcatttatttatttaaatgaggtgttttacttttagattgtttagaaaagacaaaataggAGCAACTTCACCTAGCATCtttagcctccatgctccacgcAGCAGCTGTGTTCTCATTGGCTATCGGGTGTGAAAACGAGCCAATCCCAGACGCCTGCTCAAACATACCGGAAAACGCCGACATCTTACGAAAACTCACGACTGCTCTGGTTTCCTAGCAACGGGTGTGTTTGACGTGAAAGTTTTGCCCCTCATCTCCCGACAGCGCACAAGAGTCCGTTTTTAAGTTTAGAGATCATttagagagtaaaaaaaaaatgcccaacGTCGAATTAATCTCAGAGCGTGTGGCTAGACTAAGTCTGGAGAAACGTCGAAGCGCAGAGGCTGAAAGACAAGAACGGATTTTTAACGATAAAGTGAGGACCATTGGGGTGAGTGCTGCCTGTGGTAgaggatgctaagctaacaactGCAGGATGCTACGTTTGGAGCCACTACCTGCCTGCACCTGTCTCTTTTACAGGTTGACAAGGAAGCTATAGACAGGCAGctggcagagaagaagaagcgagAAGAGGCAGTAAAAGCGGAAGAAAACGCTTATAGTGAGTTTCCCCATTAACGTTTCCTATTACATCACGTGGTTACGGCCAAGGAGTGGCGACAGATGATCACggagattagccgcattagtttgaatcatatgATTTAATACAGtctaaactacaaaaaaaacaatcaaactaacaAGTGAAGATACGCTGTGCAATTGACTGTagcaacagatttgaaaatgtTGGTAATTTTCTTAtatgtaaacaaaaataaacaaaaatacacgtaataaaaacaaaatacccacataaacagacagacacacaaatccCAGCCCATAAACAGAGCAGCACATCACCCAAAAAATAATAGGCATACcctctgttgtgtgtctgtttcacaTATTAGGATAGTTTTATGGAtagtgtttatattttatatgtgttCTCTACACAGATGCCGATATGCTCCGGAATACCAAGGTAGCTTGTATTCTCCAAAGAAAGGAAGCAAAGGAGAAACGTGCAGTGGAAAAAGCTATTGCCACCTACAGACATCCGCACACGCAGCTAGGGAGCCACAGGGAGGACGACCCAGCCCACAGTGATGTACAGAAAATTCTCCCAGGCCTGGTCGGTGAGGACCCAGAAAGTAACAAcaggctgcagagacagagggagcaaCTCAGAGAGTGGCTCATCCAGCAGCAGGCTGAGCAGGCGGCAGAAAGGCATCAACAAAAGCTGGAAAGTagggttttctttttgtatatatatatatatatcatacaCGATACACATGATGATACAGACTGCACAAGCTCACTTCATGTTCTCTGCTGGAATTTAGAGCAGCTCGATGACCAAAGCAGAGTAGAAATGGACAACAAAGCACTGCAACTTCAGAGACttgagatggagaggagaagagcagcGTTCATCGCCACTAAAGATTACAATCTAGCCAAGGTTAGTTATTTGCGTCACTGTTACGAGAAGGTGATTAAACCTGTTTAGACAATGGAAGGTAAAACAGCGACATGTCAGTGCAAATGTCTGATTCATGTAGCTTGAACGACCTTACCTTACCCCAACCTTACGAAAGGGTTCTGTCACTTGACCTAGACCTGCATGTTTTCACTTTGAGTTATTTCTTACTTAGaaagttaaatatattttgtttttatttgacttgaACTTAGCTACCCCCATCAGCCGTAACATGATGACTGCTGACAGGTGACGTAAATAGcattgactatcttgtgacaattccacgttctgctgggaaacctggcattcgtgtggatgttacttagacatgtaccacacctagaccagaccagacgccctcaccccatagcaatgacactccttgatagcagcagccatccccagcaggatgcagcctggcacagacaTACAAACATAGCTtagtaacaactcaaaaaaaaaacaaaaaaaacatgaagaacagcacaaggtgttgaccttgttctctagatcccaagctaatcaagtgtctgtgggatgatccacagaggcccctctcctcaacccataggatccaaagtaTAAGAAGTAAGAATAAcacgttttttttctgcatctgtgCAGGCAAAGGTCGACGAGAAGCGTCGCCAGGAAGGGGGACGTAATGTCAAGGAAAACCACTTGCAAGGAGAGCAGACAGGTGGAGATACTGGATGCAGCCTCAGTGTGGTGGGAGTCCCCGGGCTTTGTCCCAGTCGTGATAGGAGAGCCCCATCTGGGAGCTTGCAGCAGAATCTTCAGTTCCAGAAACACCAAATAGATGAGAAGAGGGTAAACAAAACACAGGTCCTTTGAAAAGCACTGCACGCGAAATTCATCTGCATGTCTGACTGACATCTGTGCATCTACAGAGGATTGAAatagagaaggagagagacgaGCAGCTCCTCGATCGCGTTCGCTTGGACTCGGCTCGTACAGCTCTGCTACTAGAGAGGCAGCAGGCGAAACTGAACAAGCAGCTCAGGCAACAGCTGGACAGCGCCAACGTCCAACTGGccgaaacacacaaacaacagtcagTAACAATTAGAAAAACCAGGCTCTTTTATTACATTCTGCAGTCTGTATGTCATCTCACTcggtttaattcattttaaggAAACCGGACATTGAAAGAGGATGTATTGATGACAGCTTCTTCTCAAAGTTCAACACCTGCAGCAGATGATCCGTGACACCTTCCACAGCTGAATGGTACTTGGCAATGATGCTACCGGAgataaacactgaataaaaccaACCGCTCAGTTCATGTGCCCTGCCTATTTTGTGGCTGTGTGAATTGTTCCATTATCTTCTGCTTATCTGGGTTgtgaattgtgtttttctttatttaaaagtcttaaaattacattcacataaaaatcatataaaactgtaaaaaaaaaatcaccagtgTAGTATTTCCAGTGTAGTTTTTCAAAGCTCACAGGATTTAacactcatttatttaatctatttttaaaaatctaccTTTTCCACTCTTACAAACCACAAGCACaccacagagaaataaaaacagcaactcAACCACTTAAACAATGCTCTGTTGCACTGTATTGAATCATCCCAAAGTGCAAATACTCCTTAATTAAACTGGACAAATAAGCCTTTTAAGACTTAGAGTTGTTCATGTAATCGTTGACATGTTGTGGGTTATTTAACAGTGAACATTAATCTATTTGGACTTTGTTCTCATAACTAACCCTGTTGTCTTGTATTTGCCCGAAAACCTGCTCATCATTCTGTAGCTCACCTGCACCTGCGCCTGCTCTTTCTTAAAGAGTAGCATGAAAGGATTCAGGATTAccctacaatttttttttttacttctaaaaGATGTTGTTAGTGACAAACTTATCCCATCGTCTTTGCCACAGGGCCAGTGCCACCTCCTGTTGCTTCGGAGTCAGAGAACTATACCTGAAAAGACAGACGGGCACATGTCAGAGCAGTGCAacagcgcgtgtgtgtgcgcacactgTTGAATTGTGATCACATCTCAACTGCAGCTCACCTAATGGAGTTTATAGCCAGCTGTTTAAGAGACCCTATGTTGGACCTAATGCCACCAAATCCCACAAAAGCTTCATAGAAGTCATAAGAGAGGCCAGAGGCTCCGAACATGGCCGGGTCGTCGGAGCTGATGACCACCGGGTGATTTTCTGCCATCAGCGCAGCTGCCGGATGGTTCCGCATATCTTTAACCAGTTTCAACACCTGAATAAgaggatgtgaaaaaaaaaatcagtttgccGGAAGAGATAAGATTATACAATATCAGCATACCTGGTTGGAGATGGGGCACACTTCCAGAGCCACTCCTCTCTTCCTGGACAACTCTTTGGCCACTGGGTGGCGAGGCAGAGCAAAGCCATGGCCGATGCGAGATGTGTTAAAGAGAAGAGCATCCATCATGTTCTGATCCACATCGGTGCCCTCAAGATCTGTGCAGAGGTGAACAAAATGCATAATGTTTTGAGCTGCTTCTAAAAAAAGTGAGTGATGAATCTTATATTTGCACTCCCTTTTGATTTATATCTGTAACCGAACTACATTATTGATGATTAGAATCTGAAAAATCGTGTTTGGTCACCTCCAGTGCAGATGAACTCACCCGTCTCGCCagcatgaaaaaagaaaggaagcgTGACTCCTCTTTGTGCAGGTAGCGACAAGGCATCTCTGAAATGCCACAGGGGTTTCCCTTCATCCTCCCGACCCACCTGTCACGATATTATATCAGGAAGTTGTTCTCAGTAAATTAATACTTCCTGCGATCTGTATCTGCAAAATTTTTGAAAATCATTGGAACAACTACTGCTGCTGTCTCTCACCAGGTCAAAACCAGCCATGATATCTGGGAAGTTTCTCCGCAGCTCCATGGCCTCCTCCACAACTTCAGTCAACACGGATGTATTTACTCTCCTGAAGCACAATTACATCAATATGCCATTACTGTCAGCTGGTGCGACATTAAGCACACTGAGAATTAACTGTTTAGATGTTAAATGTTTAGAGCAGTCACCTGTGGACTGTTAAAATAATTCTCACTCCAAAGAAGTCGGGGTGGTTTGCTTTGAACTGCCTGGCGATGTCCTGGTAAGTCTTCAGAGTCCAGTCCTTTCCATGAGTGGTGCCATCCAGCTCATATATCTGAGTACCAGAGAAGGCAGTGCATCAGTTACAACTAATGAACATACAAGTAAATGCACATGACACGTCAGGCACAAGAGGGACAAGATAGAAGAAGCGACTACTGTACCTCTGGGAGTAGAGCCCGCAGTTCCAGATACATGACGTTGTCTGTGTAGAATTGTTCGAGGCCTTCGTAGAAATAGTCTCTGAACACAGGAGCGTATGTGACCAGACCCAAAATTGACAGGAAGGTCTGTTCAAACTTATCCCACACCACACCCTGACTGGGGTACGCTGCTTCGGGATCCTCGTCAGTGAACAGTGTCAGGTTTCCTCTGATGCTGAGTGTCAGTATGAAGACAAGGATGTGATCAGCATGTGACTCCTGGCGCATGTTAAAGACACTTTACAGTATGCAACAatttctttcttaaaactacTGCATAAGAAAAATCATACATTTATCTGGGAAAACAATAACAGTGAAACAGTGCACCCTTGTGGACAAATCAAGCTTCTACACATAATTAATAGCCATGTGTTTACACttagctaaataaaagagcTCTCTTCCAATATCCTGGCTCAATGTCACATCTTT is part of the Mugil cephalus isolate CIBA_MC_2020 chromosome 10, CIBA_Mcephalus_1.1, whole genome shotgun sequence genome and encodes:
- the ada2a gene encoding adenosine deaminase 2-A; its protein translation is MAVQPQHLQAAVCLLLCFFTSGVSIPDPRQREALIQQEAHMQTGGQVVLTDAEQRLDAVLLKMKQKEIMKADFPPAMHFFEARHLIRTSPIFSLLQMMPKGGALHVHDFSMVDVEWVVKNVTYRPHCYMCVTDNHSIRFIFSSDWPKPLSHCSPWIHLESHRAKMINTTDLDNSIRGNLTLFTDEDPEAAYPSQGVVWDKFEQTFLSILGLVTYAPVFRDYFYEGLEQFYTDNVMYLELRALLPEIYELDGTTHGKDWTLKTYQDIARQFKANHPDFFGVRIILTVHRRVNTSVLTEVVEEAMELRRNFPDIMAGFDLVGREDEGKPLWHFRDALSLPAQRGVTLPFFFHAGETDLEGTDVDQNMMDALLFNTSRIGHGFALPRHPVAKELSRKRGVALEVCPISNQVLKLVKDMRNHPAAALMAENHPVVISSDDPAMFGASGLSYDFYEAFVGFGGIRSNIGSLKQLAINSIRYSSLTPKQQEVALALWQRRWDKFVTNNIF
- the ribc2 gene encoding RIB43A-like with coiled-coils protein 2 isoform X2, with amino-acid sequence MPNVELISERVARLSLEKRRSAEAERQERIFNDKVRTIGVDKEAIDRQLAEKKKREEAVKAEENAYNADMLRNTKVACILQRKEAKEKRAVEKAIATYRHPHTQLGSHREDDPAHSDVQKILPGLVGEDPESNNRLQRQREQLREWLIQQQAEQAAERHQQKLEKQLDDQSRVEMDNKALQLQRLEMERRRAAFIATKDYNLAKVDEKRRQEGGRNVKENHLQGEQTGGDTGCSLSVVGVPGLCPSRDRRAPSGSLQQNLQFQKHQIDEKRRIEIEKERDEQLLDRVRLDSARTALLLERQQAKLNKQLRQQLDSANVQLAETHKQQKPDIERGCIDDSFFSKFNTCSR
- the ribc2 gene encoding RIB43A-like with coiled-coils protein 2 isoform X1, which produces MPNVELISERVARLSLEKRRSAEAERQERIFNDKVRTIGVDKEAIDRQLAEKKKREEAVKAEENAYNADMLRNTKVACILQRKEAKEKRAVEKAIATYRHPHTQLGSHREDDPAHSDVQKILPGLVGEDPESNNRLQRQREQLREWLIQQQAEQAAERHQQKLEKQLDDQSRVEMDNKALQLQRLEMERRRAAFIATKDYNLAKAKVDEKRRQEGGRNVKENHLQGEQTGGDTGCSLSVVGVPGLCPSRDRRAPSGSLQQNLQFQKHQIDEKRRIEIEKERDEQLLDRVRLDSARTALLLERQQAKLNKQLRQQLDSANVQLAETHKQQKPDIERGCIDDSFFSKFNTCSR